In Tiliqua scincoides isolate rTilSci1 chromosome 1, rTilSci1.hap2, whole genome shotgun sequence, the following are encoded in one genomic region:
- the VRTN gene encoding vertnin, whose protein sequence is MIQRHQLVQSVLQELQEATECFGLEGLTSAALEAEKTLASFSLPGYCGRQFQEELEVDQVAKSLYPEDAPRNMLPLACKGEGNHLFEAASVLLWGNTGLSLELQVRTAVEMLVHKQYYLHGMIDSKVMLQAARYALCTEESPEMTNLPLAILEAIFDADIKATCFPGTYANMWHLYALASVLECNIYSIYPMSNLKIRPYFNRLIRPRKCGLQVSTLHIMWSGQQLSSQVFKAQSFVAVVGLEELEPANPSPEPSPEPQVLPVKTLELLNKDPQVTYSNLREKFSITKSTFYRWKRQSREHRQKAATRFAAKHFMQSCFQEGKIVPLQHFRQMFPEISRSTYYAWKHEMQSMLNGEASSLAGVVLSKEPHAYNSEKLYAGPDGAAKAEGGLESKSPLLNSNQNGISLQGAKSYLEKCISMNTLVPYRSFKRSFPGISRSTYYNWRRKAIKGNPHFKPAQPLSVSQKPLVDKKSYPPFKPGSLPSRKMLNGHRPGSRFLLRIKPSLYNWRKQLRHLAKKRVCQWRMPFCKFRLRYPGVSSTAYWFWSRSSCHQAKKRRLSSKRISKKLQQATSETSEKAELGVHSLQPREIVPVSLGKQMPKPYNAVISGYQMSEKVDNSMFVMDVIATAQFKAQAKLFLQQRFESKTFPTYKEFRARFPLTARSTYYMWKRALHDGLTLVDA, encoded by the coding sequence ATGATCCAGCGACACCAGTTGGTGCAGTCGGTGCTTCAGGAGCTCCAAGAGGCCACTGAATGTTTTGGACTGGAGGGACTGACCAGTGCAGCCCTGGAGGCTGAAAAGACTTTAGCTTCTTTCTCATTGCCTGGCTACTGTGGGAGACAGTTCCAAGAAGAGCTGGAAGTTGACCAGGTAGCAAAGAGTCTATACCCAGAAGATGCTCCCCGCAATATGCTGCCTTTGGCTTGCAAAGGTGAAGGTAACCACCTGTTTGAGGCCGCCAGTGTGTTGCTGTGGGGAAATACTGGCCTAAGTCTTGAGCTGCAAGTACGCACAGCTGTGGAGATGTTGGTTCACAAGCAGTACTATTTGCACGGCATGATTGACTCCAAAGTGATGCTGCAGGCTGCTCGCTATGCACTTTGCACTGAGGAATCCCCCGAGATGACTAACCTACCCCTCGCCATTCTCGAGGCCATTTTTGATGCCGACATCAAAGCCACTTGCTTCCCTGGTACCTATGCCAACATGTGGCATCTGTATGCCTTGGCATCAGTATTGGAGTGCAACATCTATTCCATCTACCCAATGAGCAACCTCAAGATCAGGCCATACTTCAACCGCTTGATTCGACCCAGAAAGTGTGGCTTGCAAGTTTCCACGCTCCACATCATGTGGTCGGGGCAGCAACTCTCTTCCCAGGTTTTCAAAGCTCAGTCCTTTGTGGCTGTTGTAGGCTTGGAAGAGCTGGAGCCTGCAAACCCTTCCCCAGAGCCTTCTCCAGAGCCTCAGGTGTTGCCAGTGAAGACCCTGGAGCTGCTGAACAAGGATCCCCAGGTGACTTACTCTAACCTCCGTGAGAAATTCAGCATTACCAAAAGCACCTTCTATCGCTGGAAGCGCCAGTCCCGGGAACACAGGCAGAAAGCAGCAACCAGGTTTGCGGCCAAACACTTCATGCAGTCCTGCTTCCAAGAGGGCAAGATTGTCCCTCTTCAGCACTTCCGGCAAATGTTCCCAGAAATCTCTCGCTCCACTTACTATGCCTGGAAGCACGAGATGCAAAGCATGTTGAATGGTGAGGCTTCTTCCCTTGCTGGAGTTGTGTTGTCAAAGGAGCCCCATGCGTACAACTCAGAAAAACTTTATGCTGGTCCAGATGGTGCAGCCAAGGCCGAGGGAGGCCTGGAGTCCAAAAGTCCTCTCTTGAATTCCAACCAGAATGGAATCTCCCTGCAAGGTGCCAAGTCTTACCTAGAGAAATGCATTTCCATGAATACTCTGGTGCCCTACAGAAGCTTCAAGCGTAGctttcctggcatctccaggtccACCTATTACAACTGGCGGAGAAAGGCCATCAAGGGGAACCCCCATTTCAAACCTGCCCAGCCTCTTTCTGTCAGTCAGAAGCCTCTTGTGGATAAGAAGTCATATCCGCCATTCAAACCAGGAAGCCTGCCAAGCAGGAAGATGCTCAATGGGCACCGACCAGGAAGCCGCTTTCTCTTGCGTATCAAGCCATCCCTGTACAACTGGCGAAAGCAACTTCGTCACTTAGCCAAGAAGCGGGTCTGTCAGTGGCGAATGCCATTCTGCAAGTTCCGCCTGCGCTATCCAGGCGTCTCTTCGACAGCCTATTGGTTTTGGAGTAGAAGCAGCTGCCACCAGGCCAAAAAGCGCCGCCTTTCCTCCAAAAGGATTTCCAAAAAGTTGCAACAAGCTACCTCTGAGACTAGTGAGAAAGCAGAGCTTGGAGTCCATTCACTGCAGCCAAGGGAGATTGTGCCCGTGTCTTTGGGCAAGCAAATGCCGAAGCCCTACAACGCTGTGATATCTGGTTACCAAATGTCAGAAAAAGTTGAcaacagcatgtttgtgatggatGTGATTGCTACTGCCCAGTTCAAAGCCCAGGCCAAGCTGTTTCTCCAGCAACGCTTTGAATCGAAAACCTTCCCAACATACAAGGAGTTCAGAGCCCGCTTTCCCCTCACGGCACGCTCCACCTACTACATGTGGAAACGTGCCCTGCATGATGGCCTGACCCTGGTGGATGCCTGA